The following proteins are encoded in a genomic region of Chelmon rostratus isolate fCheRos1 chromosome 3, fCheRos1.pri, whole genome shotgun sequence:
- the LOC121603985 gene encoding reticulon-3-B-like: MADSTSSDCSSSSYHISSSSSLLRDLTHSALQLVHWKEPKKTAAAFGLSLLVLVSVATLSVISVVSYLLLTCLCVTITFRVYKSVIQAVQKSDEGHPFRSLLERDISVSSESVRLLADQSLIHLNWFSSRTRRLLLVEDLVDSLKLAAVMWILTYVGAIFNGVTILILADIIFFTTPLLYQKKKMQIDHYIKLIQSRVEETLHRLQDRLPGAVKKTKAE, translated from the exons atggcCGACTCAACCAGTAGCGACTGTTCATCATCATCGTaccacatctcctcctcctcctctttgctcaGAGACCTCACACACTCAG CCTTACAGCTCGTCCACTGGAAGGAACCGAAAAAGACGGCGGCGGCGTTCGGCCTGTCGTTGCTGGTTCTCGTCTCCGTGGCGACGCTGTCCGTCATCAGTGTGGTGTCCTACCTGTTGCTGACTTGTCTCTGTGTCACCATCACCTTCAG ggTTTATAAATCAGTGATCCAGGCCGTCCAGAAGTCAGACGAAGGTCATCCATTCAG ATCTCTGCTGGAGAGGGACATCTCTGTGTCCTCGGAGTCTGTCAGGCTGCTCGCCGATCAGTCTCTGATCCATCTGAACTGGTTCAGTAGTCGGAccaggaggctgctgctggtggaggacCTGGTTGACTCTCTAAAG CTGGCTGCAGTCATGTGGATCCTGACTTATGTTGGTGCCATTTTTAATGGAGTCACCATCCTGATCCTTG CTGATATCATTTTCTTCACAACTCCCCTGCTCTACCAGAAGAAAAAG atgcaGATTGATCATTACATCAAGTTGATTCAGTCCAGAGTGGAGGAGACGCTGCACAG gctgcaGGACAGGTTACCTGGAGCGGTTAAAAAAACCAAAGCTGAGTGA
- the gemin6 gene encoding gem-associated protein 6, whose amino-acid sequence MQCGWPLLGPLQWIRYINKQLMVRAGTEAEHRGWLLTVDPVSASVVLVNFKEEGGASVQVVMGHAVEEVEVLQEADEETTKRLQTSFLPPRTHRLDLEELRRRRGGVRRWLEKNRFPVMEEGDELRVAGVLTITAPYRPEDCSSPNQIILDRIQKLIQIQPHHPDNDPDVPAGLQTLPKTCQDS is encoded by the exons ATGCAGTGCGGCTGGCCTCTGCTCGGTCCGCTGCAGTGGATCCGGTACatcaacaaacagctgatggtGAGAGCGGGAACAGAAGCAGAGCACCGAGGCTGGCTGCTCACCGTAGACCCCGTGTCCGCCAG TGTGGTCCTGGTGAACTTCAAGGAAGAGGGGGGAGCATCAGTGCAGGTGGTGATGGGTCATGCTGTGGAAGAGGTGGAGGTTCTGCAGGAAGCTGACGAGGAGACCACCAAGCGTCTCCAGACCTCCTTCCTCCCCCCGAGAACCCACAGGCTAgacctggaggagctgaggaggaggaggggcggtGTCCGGAGGTGGCTGGAGAAGAACCGGTTCCCAGTTATGGAGGAGGGGGATGAGCTGAGGGTGGCAGGGGTCCTGACCATCACAGCCCCATACAGACCTGAAGACTGCTCCAGCCCCAACCAGATCATCCTGGACCGCATCCAGAAACTGATCCAGATCCAACCACATCATCCAGACAATGATCCAGATGTCCCTGCAGGACTGCAAACCTTACCTAAAACCTGTCAGGACAGTTAA